In the Klebsiella aerogenes KCTC 2190 genome, one interval contains:
- the paaD gene encoding 1,2-phenylacetyl-CoA epoxidase subunit PaaD translates to MQRLADIAPAEVRTIWGLLSAIPDPEVPVLTITDLGMVRSVARHGDGWVIGFTPTYSGCPATEHLLGEIRTVMSEHGFLPVHIVLQLDPPWTTDWMSQDARERLRQYGISPPQGHACHADMPAEVSCPRCGSTHTSLISEFGSTACKALYRCDSCREPFDYFKCI, encoded by the coding sequence ATGCAACGTCTTGCCGATATCGCTCCTGCAGAGGTTCGCACCATCTGGGGGTTATTAAGCGCGATCCCGGATCCGGAAGTGCCGGTACTCACCATCACCGACCTCGGTATGGTACGCAGCGTCGCGCGCCATGGCGACGGCTGGGTGATTGGCTTTACCCCGACCTATTCGGGCTGTCCGGCGACGGAGCATCTGCTGGGCGAGATCCGTACGGTCATGAGCGAGCATGGCTTTCTGCCGGTGCATATCGTCCTGCAGCTGGATCCGCCGTGGACCACCGACTGGATGAGTCAGGATGCTCGCGAGCGCCTGCGCCAGTACGGCATCAGCCCGCCCCAGGGGCACGCCTGCCATGCGGACATGCCCGCTGAGGTGAGCTGTCCGCGCTGCGGCAGCACCCATACTTCGCTGATTAGCGAATTCGGTTCCACGGCCTGCAAAGCGCTCTATCGCTGCGACAGCTGCCGGGAACCTTTTGATTACTTTAAATGTATTTGA
- the paaC gene encoding 1,2-phenylacetyl-CoA epoxidase subunit PaaC gives MNNPNPVATYALRLGDNGLVLAQRLGAWCGHAPELEIDLALANIGLDLLGQARNFLSYAAELNGCGDEDTLAFGRDERQFSNLLLVEQPNGNFADTIARQFFIDVWHVALFSRLVNSRDTQLAAIAAKGLKEVRYHQRFSRGWLERLGNGTELSNRKMQQAVDNLWRFTGELFLADEVDLSLVEQGIAVDPRELQAEWQSAVHTALLDSGLQIPQEAAFRSGGKQGLHSEHLGPLLAEMQYLQRSHPGLQW, from the coding sequence ATGAATAACCCTAACCCCGTAGCCACCTACGCCCTGCGTCTTGGCGACAATGGTCTGGTTCTGGCTCAGCGTTTAGGCGCCTGGTGCGGCCATGCTCCCGAGCTCGAGATCGATCTTGCGCTGGCCAACATCGGCCTCGACCTGCTCGGCCAGGCGCGCAATTTTTTAAGCTATGCCGCCGAGCTTAACGGCTGCGGCGATGAAGATACGCTGGCCTTTGGCCGCGATGAGCGCCAGTTCAGCAACCTGCTGCTGGTGGAGCAGCCAAACGGCAATTTTGCCGACACTATCGCCCGCCAGTTCTTTATCGATGTCTGGCACGTCGCTCTGTTCAGCCGCCTGGTGAACAGCCGCGATACGCAGCTGGCGGCCATTGCCGCTAAAGGGCTGAAAGAGGTGCGTTACCACCAGCGCTTTAGCCGCGGCTGGCTGGAGCGTCTGGGTAACGGCACCGAGTTATCAAATCGCAAAATGCAGCAGGCGGTCGATAATCTGTGGCGCTTCACCGGCGAACTGTTCCTTGCCGATGAAGTGGATCTCAGCCTGGTTGAGCAGGGCATTGCGGTTGATCCGCGTGAGCTTCAGGCCGAATGGCAAAGCGCGGTACACACGGCGCTGCTCGACTCCGGCTTACAAATCCCGCAGGAAGCGGCCTTCCGCAGCGGCGGCAAACAGGGGCTGCACAGTGAACATCTCGGCCCGCTGCTGGCGGAGATGCAATATCTGCAGCGTTCGCATCCCGGACTGCAGTGGTAA
- the paaB gene encoding 1,2-phenylacetyl-CoA epoxidase subunit PaaB yields the protein MSKVYWPLYEVFVRSKQGLSHRHVGSLHAADDQMALENARDAYTRRSEGCSIWVVKASEIVASQPEDRGEFFDPAESKVYRHPTFYTVPDGMEHM from the coding sequence ATGAGCAAAGTTTACTGGCCGTTATATGAAGTGTTCGTTCGCAGCAAACAGGGGTTATCCCATCGTCACGTCGGCAGTCTGCACGCTGCCGATGATCAAATGGCGTTGGAGAATGCCCGCGATGCCTACACCCGCCGCAGCGAAGGCTGCTCAATTTGGGTGGTGAAGGCCAGCGAAATCGTTGCTTCGCAGCCGGAAGATCGCGGCGAATTCTTCGACCCGGCGGAAAGCAAAGTCTACCGTCATCCGACTTTCTATACCGTGCCAGACGGCATGGAACATATGTGA
- the paaA gene encoding 1,2-phenylacetyl-CoA epoxidase subunit PaaA, which yields MTEEQRFDQRIAQETAIEPRDWMPDAYRKTLIRQIGQHAHSEIVGMLPEGNWLTRAPTLRRKAILLAKVQDEAGHGLYLYSAAETLGCAREDLYQKMLDGQMKYSSIFNYPTLSWADIGVIGWLVDGAAIVNQVALCRTSYGPYARAMVKICKEESFHQRQGFEACMALAQGNDAQRQMLQDAINRFWWPALMMFGPNDDNSPNSARSMAWKIKLHSNDELRQRFVDNTVPQVEILGMTVPDPDLQFDEASGHYRFGEIDWQEFNEVISGRGICNHERLAAKRKAWEEGEWVREAALAHAQKQQARSAA from the coding sequence GTGACAGAAGAACAACGCTTTGACCAGCGCATCGCGCAGGAAACGGCCATCGAACCGCGGGACTGGATGCCGGATGCCTACCGTAAGACCTTGATTCGTCAGATAGGTCAGCACGCGCACTCGGAAATTGTCGGCATGCTGCCGGAAGGCAACTGGCTCACCCGCGCGCCGACGCTGCGCCGTAAAGCGATTCTGTTGGCTAAGGTACAGGATGAGGCCGGACACGGGCTGTATCTCTATAGCGCCGCGGAAACGCTGGGCTGCGCCCGGGAAGACCTGTATCAGAAAATGCTCGACGGGCAGATGAAGTACTCCTCCATTTTTAACTACCCGACCCTGAGCTGGGCCGATATCGGCGTGATCGGCTGGCTGGTCGATGGCGCGGCCATCGTCAACCAGGTGGCGCTGTGCCGGACCTCTTACGGCCCCTATGCCCGGGCGATGGTCAAAATCTGCAAAGAAGAGAGTTTTCACCAGCGCCAGGGATTTGAAGCCTGCATGGCGCTGGCGCAGGGCAATGACGCGCAGCGGCAGATGCTGCAGGACGCTATTAACCGCTTCTGGTGGCCGGCGCTGATGATGTTTGGCCCCAACGATGACAACTCGCCGAACAGCGCCCGCAGCATGGCGTGGAAAATCAAACTGCACTCCAACGACGAGCTACGTCAGCGCTTCGTCGATAACACCGTGCCGCAGGTAGAGATCCTCGGTATGACCGTACCGGACCCGGATTTGCAGTTTGATGAAGCCAGCGGCCACTACCGCTTCGGCGAAATCGACTGGCAGGAATTTAACGAGGTGATTAGCGGCCGTGGCATTTGCAATCACGAGCGGCTGGCCGCCAAGCGTAAGGCCTGGGAAGAGGGCGAATGGGTGCGCGAAGCCGCGCTGGCCCATGCGCAAAAACAGCAGGCCCGCAGCGCGGCATGA
- the paaZ gene encoding phenylacetic acid degradation bifunctional protein PaaZ: MQQLASYLSGAWQTGRGRARTIHHAITGAALWEVTSEGLDMAQARRFAIERGGKALQAMTFIERSAMLKAVAKRLLEQKDEFYAISAQTGATRADSWVDIEGGIGTLFTYAGLGSRELPDDILWPEDELIPLSKQGGFAARHVLTSKSGVAVHINAFNFPCWGMLEKLAPTWLAGMPAIIKPATATAQLTQAMVKAIVDSGLVPEGAISLICGGASDLLDHLDSQDVVTFTGSAATGQQLRTHPNLVAKSIPFTMEADSLNCCVLGEDVTPEQPEFALFIREVVREMTAKAGQKCTAIRRIIVPLAQINAVSDALISRLHKVTVGDPAQEGIKMGALVNREQRQDVQDNVNKLIAAGCEALLGGQADLNADGAFFPPTLLYCPQPDETPEVHAIEAFGPVATLMPYRDGQHALTLARAGGGSLAGTLVTASGELAREFILGAARAHGRIQILNEASSAESTGHGSPLPQLVHGGPGRAGGGEELGGLRSVKHYMQRTAIQGSPTMLATISQQWVRGAQVNEDRIHPFRKYFEEIQPGDSLLTPRRTLTEADIVNFACLSGDHFYAHMDKIAAAESIFGERVVHGYFLISAAAGLFVDAGVGPVIANYGMENLRFIEPVKPGDTIQVRLTCKRKTVKRQRSADEKATGVVEWAVEIFNQHQQAVALYSILTLVARQQGDFPA, encoded by the coding sequence ATGCAGCAGTTAGCCAGTTACTTATCCGGCGCCTGGCAGACCGGCCGGGGCCGCGCCCGTACTATCCATCACGCCATCACCGGCGCGGCGCTTTGGGAGGTGACCAGTGAAGGCCTGGATATGGCGCAGGCGCGTCGTTTCGCGATTGAACGCGGTGGCAAAGCCCTGCAGGCGATGACCTTTATTGAACGCAGCGCGATGCTGAAAGCGGTAGCAAAACGGTTGCTGGAGCAGAAAGACGAGTTCTACGCCATCTCCGCGCAAACCGGCGCCACTCGCGCCGACAGTTGGGTGGATATTGAAGGCGGTATCGGTACTTTGTTCACTTATGCCGGGCTCGGTAGCCGCGAACTGCCGGACGATATTCTGTGGCCGGAAGACGAGCTGATCCCGCTCTCCAAACAGGGCGGTTTTGCCGCGCGTCATGTGCTGACATCAAAATCAGGCGTCGCCGTCCATATCAACGCCTTCAACTTCCCCTGCTGGGGAATGCTGGAAAAACTGGCGCCGACCTGGCTTGCCGGCATGCCGGCGATCATTAAACCGGCAACCGCTACCGCCCAGCTCACCCAGGCAATGGTGAAAGCGATTGTCGACAGCGGCCTGGTGCCGGAAGGCGCCATCAGCCTGATTTGCGGCGGCGCGAGCGATCTTCTCGACCATCTCGATAGCCAGGACGTGGTGACCTTTACCGGCTCAGCCGCCACCGGCCAGCAGCTACGGACGCACCCTAACCTGGTGGCCAAATCTATTCCCTTTACCATGGAAGCAGATTCGCTCAACTGCTGCGTATTAGGTGAAGACGTCACGCCGGAGCAACCGGAATTCGCGCTGTTTATTCGGGAAGTGGTCCGCGAGATGACGGCGAAAGCCGGGCAAAAATGTACCGCTATCCGCAGAATCATCGTGCCACTGGCTCAGATTAATGCGGTTAGCGATGCACTGATCTCCCGCCTGCATAAAGTAACCGTCGGTGACCCTGCTCAGGAGGGCATTAAGATGGGGGCCCTGGTTAATCGCGAACAGCGTCAGGATGTGCAGGATAACGTCAATAAACTGATTGCCGCCGGCTGTGAAGCGCTGCTCGGCGGACAGGCAGATCTTAATGCTGATGGCGCGTTCTTCCCGCCGACCCTGCTGTACTGCCCGCAGCCGGATGAAACGCCAGAGGTTCACGCCATTGAAGCCTTTGGCCCGGTAGCGACGCTGATGCCGTATCGCGACGGCCAGCATGCGCTCACGCTGGCACGCGCCGGCGGCGGTAGCCTGGCTGGTACGCTGGTCACCGCCAGCGGCGAGCTGGCGCGCGAGTTTATCCTTGGCGCCGCGCGCGCGCATGGCCGTATTCAGATACTGAATGAAGCATCCTCCGCAGAATCAACCGGCCACGGTTCGCCGCTGCCGCAGCTGGTACACGGCGGCCCCGGCCGTGCTGGCGGCGGAGAAGAACTCGGCGGACTGCGTTCGGTGAAACACTATATGCAGCGTACCGCGATTCAGGGCAGCCCAACGATGCTGGCGACCATAAGCCAGCAGTGGGTGCGCGGCGCTCAGGTGAATGAAGACCGCATTCACCCGTTCCGTAAATACTTCGAAGAGATCCAGCCTGGCGATAGCTTATTAACCCCGCGCCGAACGCTGACCGAAGCGGATATCGTTAATTTCGCCTGCCTGAGCGGCGATCATTTCTACGCGCACATGGACAAAATCGCCGCCGCCGAGTCGATTTTCGGCGAGCGGGTGGTCCACGGTTATTTCCTGATCTCCGCTGCGGCCGGGCTGTTCGTCGATGCCGGCGTCGGGCCGGTTATCGCCAACTACGGCATGGAAAACCTGCGCTTTATTGAGCCGGTCAAACCGGGAGACACCATTCAGGTTCGCCTGACCTGTAAGCGGAAAACGGTCAAACGTCAGCGCAGCGCCGATGAGAAAGCCACCGGTGTGGTGGAATGGGCTGTCGAGATTTTCAACCAGCACCAGCAGGCGGTGGCGCTGTATTCCATTCTTACCCTGGTGGCGCGCCAGCAGGGAGACTTCCCGGCGTAG
- the tynA gene encoding primary-amine oxidase: protein MANGLMFSPRKTALALAVAVVCAWQSPVFAHGSEAHMVPLDKTLQAFGADVLWDDYAQMFTLIKDGAYVKVKPGAKTAIVNGNPLDLQVPVVMKEGKAWVSDTFINDVFQSGLDQTFQVEKRPHPLNSLSAAEIGEAVTIVKAAPEFQPNTRFTEISLHEPDKAAVWAFALQGTPVDSPRTADVVMLDGKHVIEAVVDLQNKKILSWTPIKGAHGMVLLDDFVSVQNIINASSEFAEVLKKHGITDPSKVVTTPLTVGYFDGKDGLQQDARLLKVISYLDTGDGNYWAHPIENLVAVVDLEAKKIIKIEEGPVIPVPMEPRSYDGRDRNAPAVKPLEITEPEGKNYTITGDTIHWRNWDFHLRLNSRVGPILSTVTYNDNGTKRQVMYEGSLGGMIVPYGDPDVGWYFKAYLDSGDYGMGTLTSPIVRGKDAPSNAVLLDETIADYTGKPTTIPGAVAIFERYAGPEYKHLEMGKPNVSTERRELVVRWISTVGNYDYIFDWVFHDNGTIGIDAGATGIEAVKGVKAKTMHDPSAKEDTRYGTLIDHNIVGTTHQHIYNFRLDLDVDGENNTLVAMDPEVKPNTAGGPRTSTMQVNQYTIDSEQKAAQKFDPGTIRLLSNTSKENRMGNPVSYQIIPYAGGTHPAATGAKFAPDEWIYHRLSFMDKQLWVTRYHPTERYPEGKYPNRSAQDTGLGQYAKDDESLTNHDDVVWITTGTTHVARAEEWPIMPTEWAHALLKPWNFFDETPTLGEKKK, encoded by the coding sequence ATGGCAAACGGCTTGATGTTTTCCCCTCGTAAAACCGCGCTGGCGCTGGCTGTCGCGGTGGTTTGCGCCTGGCAATCACCTGTCTTCGCTCACGGTAGCGAAGCGCACATGGTGCCGTTGGATAAAACGCTGCAGGCGTTCGGCGCCGATGTGCTGTGGGATGACTACGCGCAAATGTTCACCCTGATAAAAGACGGCGCTTACGTCAAAGTAAAACCCGGCGCCAAAACGGCGATCGTCAACGGTAACCCCCTTGATCTACAGGTGCCGGTAGTAATGAAGGAAGGTAAAGCCTGGGTCTCCGATACCTTTATCAACGATGTATTCCAGTCCGGTCTCGATCAGACCTTCCAGGTAGAAAAACGCCCTCACCCGCTAAACTCCCTCTCGGCGGCGGAAATCGGTGAAGCAGTGACCATTGTCAAAGCCGCGCCGGAGTTCCAGCCGAATACCCGTTTTACTGAGATTTCCTTACACGAGCCGGATAAAGCGGCGGTATGGGCCTTTGCCCTGCAGGGAACGCCCGTTGATTCCCCCCGCACCGCCGATGTGGTGATGCTTGATGGCAAACATGTCATTGAAGCCGTCGTCGATCTGCAAAACAAAAAAATCCTCTCATGGACGCCGATTAAAGGCGCCCACGGGATGGTGCTGCTCGATGACTTCGTCAGCGTGCAGAACATTATCAATGCCAGCAGCGAGTTCGCTGAGGTGCTGAAAAAGCACGGTATTACCGATCCCAGTAAAGTGGTCACCACCCCGCTCACCGTCGGCTACTTTGATGGCAAAGATGGCCTGCAACAGGATGCGCGTCTGCTGAAAGTCATCAGTTATCTGGATACCGGCGACGGCAACTACTGGGCGCACCCGATTGAAAACCTGGTGGCGGTGGTCGACCTTGAAGCGAAGAAAATCATCAAAATCGAAGAAGGCCCGGTGATCCCGGTACCGATGGAACCCCGTTCTTACGATGGTCGCGACCGCAACGCCCCGGCGGTGAAACCACTGGAGATAACCGAACCGGAAGGCAAAAACTACACGATCACCGGCGATACCATTCACTGGCGGAACTGGGATTTTCATCTGCGCCTGAACTCGCGCGTCGGGCCCATTCTCTCGACGGTGACTTACAACGACAACGGCACAAAACGCCAGGTAATGTATGAAGGTTCCCTCGGCGGGATGATCGTCCCCTACGGCGACCCTGACGTCGGCTGGTATTTCAAAGCCTATCTGGATTCCGGCGATTACGGCATGGGCACCCTAACATCGCCGATTGTTCGCGGTAAAGATGCGCCGTCAAATGCGGTACTGCTGGACGAAACTATCGCCGATTACACCGGCAAACCGACCACTATTCCAGGTGCGGTGGCCATATTCGAACGCTATGCCGGGCCTGAGTATAAGCACCTGGAAATGGGCAAACCCAACGTCAGCACCGAACGCCGGGAACTGGTGGTACGCTGGATCAGTACCGTCGGGAACTATGATTATATCTTTGACTGGGTGTTCCATGACAACGGCACCATCGGTATCGATGCCGGCGCCACCGGCATTGAAGCCGTTAAAGGCGTGAAGGCGAAGACCATGCACGACCCCAGCGCCAAAGAGGATACCCGCTACGGGACGCTGATCGACCATAATATTGTCGGCACCACCCACCAGCATATTTATAATTTCCGCCTCGATCTCGACGTGGACGGCGAAAACAACACCCTGGTGGCGATGGATCCTGAAGTGAAGCCAAACACCGCCGGCGGCCCGCGCACCAGCACCATGCAGGTGAATCAGTACACAATCGATAGCGAGCAGAAAGCTGCGCAGAAATTCGACCCTGGCACTATCCGCCTGCTGAGCAACACCAGCAAAGAGAACCGCATGGGTAACCCGGTCTCTTACCAGATTATCCCTTATGCCGGCGGCACGCATCCGGCGGCGACCGGCGCCAAGTTCGCCCCGGACGAGTGGATATATCATCGCCTGAGCTTTATGGATAAACAGCTGTGGGTGACGCGTTACCACCCGACAGAGCGTTATCCGGAAGGGAAATATCCCAACCGTTCCGCCCAGGATACCGGCTTAGGCCAGTACGCGAAGGATGATGAGTCGCTGACAAACCACGACGACGTCGTGTGGATCACCACCGGCACCACCCACGTCGCGCGCGCCGAAGAGTGGCCAATTATGCCGACCGAGTGGGCGCACGCGCTGCTCAAGCCGTGGAACTTCTTTGACGAAACCCCAACGCTTGGCGAGAAGAAAAAGTAA
- a CDS encoding zinc-dependent alcohol dehydrogenase family protein codes for MWNDALCYQQYGAPETVLALHHLSLPLLAPGLVRVQMRYAPVNPSDLIPITGAYRHRTTLPSVAGYEGVGVVVEDSTNGRPLLGQRVLPLRGAGTWQRYLDIDPRWLVPVAEDIDDILAARGYINPLTAMLMLTRWPVAGKQVLLTAASSSCASLLGQWALAMGARSVSGIIRSPQHIARLQQYGVYPLLEGDSALIEQVSQYSDLVFDAVGGELANFLLAVLPQTSTLVSYGLLSGKPLTQTRGCAAVRKFHLREALPTLSVDAWQAAFAGIWRQLPTTAQPAAQVIKLCDWREAIAAAGQPGRGGKILLDFTAG; via the coding sequence ATGTGGAATGATGCGCTTTGCTATCAGCAGTACGGCGCGCCGGAAACGGTGCTCGCGCTGCATCACCTGTCGTTGCCGCTGCTGGCGCCCGGACTTGTTCGGGTACAAATGCGCTATGCGCCAGTCAACCCTTCCGATCTGATTCCCATTACCGGCGCTTACCGCCATCGTACGACGCTGCCATCGGTGGCGGGCTATGAAGGTGTTGGGGTGGTAGTTGAAGACTCGACAAACGGTCGCCCACTTCTGGGGCAACGGGTTCTGCCGCTACGCGGCGCCGGAACCTGGCAGCGTTATCTCGATATTGACCCGCGCTGGCTGGTGCCGGTCGCTGAAGATATCGATGACATCCTGGCCGCGCGCGGCTATATCAATCCGCTGACCGCGATGCTGATGCTGACGCGCTGGCCGGTAGCGGGGAAACAGGTGCTTTTGACCGCCGCTTCATCGTCCTGCGCCAGCCTGCTGGGACAGTGGGCGCTCGCCATGGGCGCGCGTTCGGTCAGCGGTATTATTCGTTCGCCGCAGCACATCGCGCGCCTACAGCAATATGGCGTCTACCCGCTACTTGAAGGCGATAGCGCGCTGATTGAACAAGTAAGCCAGTACAGCGATCTGGTGTTTGATGCGGTGGGCGGTGAGCTGGCGAATTTTCTGCTGGCGGTACTGCCGCAGACGTCAACGCTGGTCTCTTACGGGTTATTATCCGGTAAACCGCTCACCCAGACGCGAGGCTGCGCAGCGGTACGCAAATTTCATCTGCGGGAGGCCTTACCGACACTCAGCGTTGATGCGTGGCAGGCGGCGTTTGCCGGGATCTGGCGACAGCTGCCGACCACGGCGCAGCCCGCCGCGCAGGTGATAAAGCTGTGCGACTGGCGTGAGGCGATTGCCGCCGCAGGCCAGCCGGGAAGAGGCGGTAAAATCCTGCTCGATTTCACCGCGGGCTAA
- a CDS encoding aldehyde dehydrogenase family protein, translating into MSTSQVALLASVQQFLDRQHGLYIDGNQQAAQSEKRLTVWDPATGQAIATTADANAADVDRAVMSAWRAFVARSWAGRTPADRERILLRFADLVEQHGEELAQLETLEQGKSINISRAFEVGCTLNWMRYTAGLTTKISGRTLDVSIPFPEGARYQAWTRKEPVGVVAGIVPWNFPLMIGMWKVMPALASGCSIVIKPSETTPLTLLRVAELATEAGIPDGVFNVVTGSGGECGAALTTHPQVAKVSFTGSTATGKHIARAAADRLTRVTLELGGKNPAIVLKDADPQWVIEGLMTGSFLNQGQVCAASSRIYIEAPLFDNLVAGFEQAVKSLQVGPGMVETTQINPVVSQAHCAKVAAYLDEARQQNAELISGNVGPNGNGFYIAPTLVINPDAGLRLNREEVFGPVVNLVRVADGEEALRLANDSDFGLTASVWTRDLTQALNYTDRLQAGTVWVNSHTLIDANLPFGGMKQSGTGRDFGPDWLDDWCETKSVCVRY; encoded by the coding sequence ATGTCCACATCACAGGTCGCGCTGCTCGCCAGCGTACAGCAGTTTCTCGACAGACAGCATGGCTTATATATTGATGGCAACCAGCAGGCGGCGCAGAGTGAAAAACGCTTAACCGTCTGGGACCCGGCCACCGGCCAGGCGATTGCCACTACGGCAGATGCTAATGCCGCCGACGTTGACCGCGCGGTGATGTCCGCCTGGCGCGCTTTTGTTGCCCGGAGCTGGGCCGGGCGCACGCCGGCCGACCGCGAGCGGATTCTGCTGCGTTTCGCCGATCTGGTGGAACAGCATGGTGAAGAGCTGGCGCAGCTCGAAACCCTTGAACAGGGGAAGTCGATCAATATTTCGCGCGCGTTTGAAGTCGGTTGCACCCTCAACTGGATGCGCTACACCGCCGGGCTGACCACCAAAATCAGCGGCCGTACGCTGGACGTTTCCATTCCATTCCCGGAAGGCGCGCGCTATCAGGCGTGGACCCGTAAAGAGCCGGTTGGGGTGGTGGCGGGGATTGTTCCGTGGAACTTCCCGCTGATGATCGGCATGTGGAAGGTGATGCCGGCGCTGGCTTCCGGCTGTTCAATTGTGATTAAACCCTCCGAGACGACGCCGTTAACGTTGCTACGGGTAGCAGAGCTGGCAACGGAAGCCGGGATCCCGGATGGCGTCTTTAACGTCGTCACCGGCAGCGGCGGCGAGTGCGGCGCCGCCTTAACCACCCATCCGCAGGTGGCGAAAGTGAGTTTCACCGGTTCGACCGCCACCGGCAAGCATATTGCCCGCGCGGCAGCTGACCGTCTGACCCGCGTAACCCTTGAACTCGGCGGCAAAAACCCGGCCATCGTGCTGAAAGATGCCGATCCGCAGTGGGTGATTGAAGGGTTGATGACCGGAAGTTTCCTCAATCAGGGGCAGGTATGCGCCGCCAGTTCGCGGATCTATATCGAAGCGCCGCTGTTTGATAACCTGGTGGCAGGCTTTGAGCAGGCGGTTAAGTCGCTGCAGGTGGGGCCGGGAATGGTTGAAACGACGCAGATTAACCCGGTGGTGTCGCAGGCGCACTGCGCCAAAGTGGCCGCTTATCTGGATGAAGCGCGTCAACAAAACGCCGAGCTGATTAGCGGTAACGTTGGGCCAAATGGCAACGGTTTTTATATTGCGCCGACGCTGGTGATTAATCCGGATGCCGGGCTGCGCCTGAATCGCGAAGAGGTGTTCGGCCCGGTGGTAAACCTGGTGCGCGTCGCCGATGGCGAAGAGGCGCTACGTTTAGCCAACGACAGTGATTTTGGCCTCACCGCCAGCGTCTGGACCCGCGACCTGACCCAGGCGCTGAACTATACCGATCGCCTGCAGGCCGGTACGGTATGGGTTAACAGCCATACGCTTATCGATGCCAACCTGCCGTTCGGCGGAATGAAGCAGTCCGGGACCGGACGCGACTTCGGCCCGGACTGGCTGGACGACTGGTGCGAAACCAAATCGGTGTGCGTGCGCTACTGA
- the feaR gene encoding transcriptional regulator FeaR: MATVESGQDYQRWLAKINQVCGHFAARPLGDEFHGEIDASYTGSLKVSTVTARGVNLYRTRNEIKRDNDAWFYTVFQLEGQAAIEQDERQVALEAGDITLIDASRPCSIFWQHTSKQASLLLPRQLVESQLHGGDISIATRLNKTLPMVQLSQRLLQESLRSPALSESEGEAALEAIICLLRPMLLQQDAPPTRRDKQFQKIMALIDESIQSEQLRPEWLAGETGMSVRSLYRLFADKGLVVAQYIKNRRLDLCARALQNAHDEEKLAGIGYSWGFSDHSHFSTAFKQRFGVSPGEYRKRYR, from the coding sequence ATGGCGACGGTAGAAAGCGGGCAGGACTATCAGCGTTGGTTAGCGAAGATTAATCAGGTATGCGGCCATTTTGCCGCCCGTCCGCTGGGCGACGAATTCCATGGCGAGATTGATGCAAGCTATACCGGTAGTCTCAAAGTCAGTACCGTCACCGCCCGCGGCGTCAATCTTTACCGCACCCGTAACGAAATCAAACGCGACAACGACGCCTGGTTCTATACCGTTTTTCAGCTCGAAGGCCAGGCGGCTATCGAGCAGGACGAGCGCCAGGTGGCGCTCGAAGCCGGCGATATCACGCTCATTGATGCCTCGCGCCCCTGTTCTATCTTCTGGCAACACACGTCAAAACAGGCTTCGCTGCTGCTGCCCCGCCAGCTCGTGGAAAGCCAGCTGCACGGCGGCGACATCAGCATCGCCACCCGGCTGAATAAAACGCTGCCGATGGTCCAGCTCAGCCAGCGGTTGCTGCAAGAAAGTTTACGCAGCCCGGCGCTCTCAGAAAGCGAAGGCGAAGCGGCGCTGGAGGCTATCATCTGCCTGTTACGCCCAATGCTGCTGCAACAGGACGCGCCGCCGACGCGCCGCGACAAGCAATTTCAAAAGATCATGGCGTTGATAGATGAGTCGATACAGTCGGAACAGCTGCGTCCGGAGTGGCTGGCCGGGGAAACCGGCATGTCGGTACGCAGCCTGTACCGCCTGTTTGCCGATAAGGGTCTGGTGGTCGCGCAGTATATTAAAAACCGGCGTCTTGACCTGTGCGCCCGGGCGTTACAAAACGCGCACGACGAAGAGAAACTGGCGGGAATTGGCTACAGTTGGGGCTTTAGCGACCATAGCCATTTTTCAACGGCGTTTAAGCAGCGCTTCGGCGTGTCGCCTGGCGAATACCGCAAGCGCTATCGTTAA
- a CDS encoding YdbL family protein, producing the protein MRKRLLTATLALMLLSSPALALTLNEARAQGRVGETLNGYLAPLKQDAQTLALVKQINAARSESYQQLADDNNLPVDEVAKMAGQKLVARAQPGEYVQGINGKWLRK; encoded by the coding sequence ATGAGAAAACGACTGCTGACTGCCACCCTGGCGTTAATGCTGTTGAGTAGCCCGGCGCTGGCGCTGACCTTGAATGAGGCGCGGGCGCAGGGTCGAGTGGGGGAGACGCTGAACGGCTATCTGGCACCGCTGAAACAGGATGCGCAGACGTTGGCGCTAGTTAAACAGATTAATGCCGCGCGCAGCGAAAGCTACCAGCAACTGGCGGACGACAATAATCTGCCGGTGGATGAGGTGGCGAAAATGGCCGGACAGAAACTGGTCGCCCGCGCGCAGCCGGGAGAATATGTGCAGGGGATTAACGGTAAATGGTTGCGCAAATAG